One Candidatus Peregrinibacteria bacterium DNA segment encodes these proteins:
- a CDS encoding NAD(P)H-dependent oxidoreductase produces MQFLDALKWRYATKVFDPAKKVLEEKLKELLEAARLAPNSFGLDAWAFVVVENPELRAKLREASWGQAQVTDASHLVVFCRQKELTVKDGEAMIALTAETRGVDPATLDGYKQMVIGSIAGRDEVSNATWMAKQVYLALGVFLSACALEGIDAGPMEGFDPAKYDEILDLEAKGLKSVVICAVGYRGDDKYASAKKVRKAAENIIVRI; encoded by the coding sequence ATGCAATTCCTCGACGCTCTCAAATGGCGCTACGCCACCAAGGTTTTTGATCCCGCTAAAAAAGTTCTTGAAGAAAAATTGAAGGAGCTTTTGGAGGCCGCTCGGCTGGCTCCGAATTCATTTGGACTCGATGCGTGGGCCTTTGTTGTGGTGGAGAATCCTGAACTGCGCGCGAAGCTACGCGAGGCGTCTTGGGGACAAGCTCAGGTGACGGATGCGTCTCATCTAGTGGTGTTTTGCCGACAAAAAGAACTGACAGTGAAAGACGGGGAAGCGATGATTGCCCTCACGGCAGAGACTCGCGGAGTGGACCCTGCGACCCTCGACGGTTACAAACAAATGGTGATCGGCTCCATTGCGGGCCGAGATGAAGTGAGCAATGCGACCTGGATGGCCAAGCAAGTTTACCTTGCACTGGGTGTGTTTTTATCGGCTTGTGCTCTCGAAGGAATCGATGCGGGGCCTATGGAAGGTTTTGATCCTGCCAAATATGATGAAATTCTTGATCTGGAGGCGAAGGGGCTCAAATCGGTAGTGATTTGTGCCGTGGGTTACCGTGGGGATGACAAATATGCTTCTGCAAAAAAGGTGCGTAAAGCGGCTGAAAACATTATTGTACGCATTTAG
- a CDS encoding PIN domain-containing protein, which translates to MKEILVDSSVYVSSFFLSERYCNESKDFFRCIFQEQYRLALPISALFEIIHACFRRSGNLDIEQSVLGHLLQLSQRQLLRVIPLEAEFSAHYFASHAHYDLKTADSIIAVMAEAEEVPLISWDTQLNRTASKKIHAYTPTQFLALHGKKA; encoded by the coding sequence ATGAAAGAAATTCTTGTTGATTCTTCAGTCTACGTTTCCTCCTTCTTCCTTAGTGAGAGATACTGCAATGAGAGTAAAGATTTCTTCCGATGCATTTTCCAAGAACAGTATCGACTCGCTCTACCTATTTCTGCCTTGTTTGAAATCATTCATGCGTGCTTTCGAAGAAGTGGAAATTTGGATATTGAACAGAGTGTTTTGGGGCATCTGCTGCAACTCTCTCAGAGACAATTGCTGCGAGTGATCCCTCTTGAGGCGGAATTCTCGGCTCATTATTTTGCTTCTCACGCTCACTATGACCTCAAAACCGCGGATAGCATCATTGCAGTGATGGCGGAAGCAGAAGAGGTGCCTCTTATTTCTTGGGATACACAACTCAATCGCACTGCAAGCAAGAAGATTCATGCCTACACTCCCACTCAGTTTCTTGCTCTGCACGGGAAGAAAGCATAG
- a CDS encoding type II toxin-antitoxin system Phd/YefM family antitoxin: MVTCTVSDLRKNTIRLMKKVKMSKEPIVVFLRAKPVAVLMNYEDYETREARAKAIPKKVRADAFDFLTNPKKGFPSEPFSAVDLIRSLR, encoded by the coding sequence ATGGTTACTTGTACTGTTTCAGACCTGCGTAAAAATACAATCCGACTTATGAAGAAAGTGAAAATGTCAAAAGAGCCCATCGTTGTTTTTTTGAGAGCCAAGCCGGTGGCGGTGCTTATGAATTATGAGGACTATGAAACCCGAGAAGCTAGGGCTAAAGCTATTCCCAAAAAAGTCCGTGCTGATGCTTTTGACTTCTTGACCAACCCAAAAAAAGGATTCCCGAGTGAACCCTTCAGTGCCGTAGATCTCATCCGCTCACTTCGCTGA
- a CDS encoding transposase — protein MSAYDLVDLSKPSAKKMEKLSQVYDSSEGSIEPGFLLHGVGVNNLLLKLRFHHNDKEFLGQVRKAILEELTQVFDHKGIFVFDRGNDDEKLFRDLRQVLKVQFIARVRENRTVVLKETGVLISVKELPEGSYEVFLMKNGKVLGDLCHNLLIRNHLEGKEPIRLIYSLKDSYTAEQIVNLYLERWGIEKSFKRVKQKFQLEKIRVLSLKKFINLIALTQFAMNLSVLMFRKVQALTHSLVTSVVSNYKGFIAKKSLTFNLESFITFLQNSLQSLQFHAPPKRQPSLFSFRQLKKLGSF, from the coding sequence GTGAGTGCTTATGATCTCGTAGATCTTTCCAAACCTTCCGCAAAGAAGATGGAGAAATTGTCACAAGTATATGATTCGAGTGAAGGGAGCATTGAACCTGGTTTTCTTTTGCATGGAGTGGGCGTGAACAATCTGCTCCTAAAACTGCGTTTTCATCACAATGATAAAGAGTTCTTGGGACAGGTTAGGAAGGCTATTTTGGAGGAACTCACCCAGGTTTTTGATCATAAAGGCATTTTTGTCTTTGATCGTGGCAACGACGATGAGAAACTTTTTAGAGATCTTCGTCAGGTCTTAAAAGTGCAATTTATCGCAAGAGTAAGGGAAAACAGAACGGTTGTGCTTAAGGAAACTGGGGTCTTGATTTCTGTGAAAGAGTTGCCTGAAGGAAGCTACGAAGTGTTTTTGATGAAAAATGGAAAAGTGCTTGGGGATCTTTGCCACAATCTGCTCATACGGAACCATCTGGAAGGGAAAGAACCCATAAGGCTCATCTACTCACTCAAGGATTCATATACTGCAGAGCAGATTGTGAATTTGTATCTGGAAAGATGGGGAATTGAAAAGAGTTTTAAGAGAGTGAAGCAAAAGTTCCAGTTGGAGAAAATCCGTGTGCTTAGCCTGAAAAAGTTTATCAATTTGATTGCTCTGACTCAATTTGCAATGAACCTCTCTGTTCTTATGTTTAGGAAAGTCCAAGCTCTCACTCACAGTCTGGTTACTTCTGTTGTTTCCAACTACAAGGGGTTCATTGCAAAGAAATCACTCACCTTTAACCTGGAATCTTTCATAACTTTTCTCCAGAATTCTCTACAGTCACTCCAATTTCATGCCCCTCCAAAACGCCAACCCTCCCTCTTCTCATTCAGGCAACTGAAAAAACTGGGGTCTTTTTAG
- a CDS encoding GerMN domain-containing protein has product MNKTIFLIGLITLTVLVLAFHFFICFNCVAENQTVELYYYNEEKDTDEEGNLMCSEQGLEPVERIIPNSETLIEDTLQLLIQGGLTEEEQDRGIGTEYPLAGLELVGTDLKRGVLTLTFDDPLNKTSGGSCRVSVLWMQIERTASQFSEVKEVRFEPEWYFQP; this is encoded by the coding sequence TTGAATAAAACCATTTTTCTTATCGGTCTTATTACTCTTACCGTTCTTGTTTTAGCCTTCCACTTCTTTATTTGCTTTAACTGTGTTGCGGAAAATCAAACTGTTGAACTTTATTACTATAATGAGGAGAAAGACACTGATGAGGAAGGGAATTTAATGTGCAGTGAGCAGGGACTTGAGCCGGTGGAGCGCATCATTCCAAATTCTGAAACCCTTATTGAAGATACGCTCCAACTTCTCATCCAAGGAGGACTGACGGAAGAGGAGCAAGATAGAGGGATTGGCACAGAGTATCCTTTGGCTGGTTTGGAACTCGTCGGTACAGATTTGAAACGAGGAGTGCTTACTCTTACCTTCGACGATCCGCTGAATAAGACGAGTGGTGGATCTTGTAGAGTGAGCGTACTGTGGATGCAAATTGAAAGAACTGCGAGCCAGTTTTCTGAAGTTAAGGAGGTTCGTTTTGAGCCTGAGTGGTACTTTCAACCTTAA
- a CDS encoding DoxX family membrane protein translates to MTKSSKFFLFLLRISLGWMYLYAGLTKLLDPTWTSHGYLEGAKGLSGFYNWLATPSVLPVVDFMNEWGLTLLGVSLILGIFVRLSGVLGALLMLLYYLALGFPYPNEHALIVDEHIIYIFALLYLAAIQAGRTWGLDEWCSRLPICKRFPKVRIILG, encoded by the coding sequence ATGACAAAATCCTCTAAATTTTTTCTCTTCCTCTTACGCATCAGCCTAGGTTGGATGTACCTCTACGCAGGGCTGACAAAACTTCTAGACCCCACATGGACTTCTCATGGGTACTTGGAAGGAGCGAAAGGCCTGAGTGGTTTTTATAACTGGCTGGCAACGCCCTCCGTGCTGCCAGTGGTGGATTTTATGAACGAATGGGGTCTTACTCTCCTGGGCGTTTCACTCATTCTGGGAATCTTTGTTAGACTCAGTGGTGTCTTAGGAGCTCTGCTCATGCTCCTCTACTACTTGGCATTGGGCTTCCCTTATCCAAATGAGCACGCACTGATTGTGGATGAACACATCATTTATATTTTTGCGCTCCTTTATTTAGCGGCCATTCAAGCTGGACGCACTTGGGGGCTTGATGAGTGGTGCAGCCGGTTGCCCATATGTAAGCGCTTTCCGAAAGTCAGGATTATTTTAGGTTGA
- a CDS encoding metal-sensitive transcriptional regulator has protein sequence MRKDIKTKAVRRLKIIEGQIRGLQKMVEDESYCVNIITQASAIKEALSGVEDLVLENHLSTHVIEQMKSGKEEQAVDEILKVYKLAQRKK, from the coding sequence ATGAGAAAAGACATCAAGACTAAAGCCGTCCGCCGTCTCAAGATCATTGAAGGGCAGATCCGTGGCCTTCAAAAAATGGTGGAGGATGAAAGTTACTGTGTAAACATCATCACCCAAGCCAGCGCAATTAAAGAAGCTCTTTCTGGCGTGGAAGACTTGGTTTTAGAAAACCACCTCTCCACTCACGTTATTGAGCAGATGAAAAGCGGGAAAGAAGAACAAGCTGTGGATGAGATACTGAAGGTTTACAAACTCGCCCAAAGGAAAAAATAA
- a CDS encoding cation-translocating P-type ATPase: METASFKIEGMTCASCVSHIEHDLKKTKGVHHVMVNFAMEQAAIHYDPAQVSEKELIEVIKRTGYKADPLESKDHHDPHSGHEDHSAHAGAESSEQVIKRRSLFILSAVLSVPLLLMSFFINWKFEHHAMLVLAASILLVGKEFFVWL, translated from the coding sequence ATGGAAACAGCAAGCTTCAAGATTGAAGGGATGACATGTGCTTCTTGTGTAAGCCACATTGAACACGACCTCAAGAAAACGAAAGGGGTGCATCACGTGATGGTAAATTTTGCGATGGAACAAGCTGCTATCCACTACGACCCCGCACAGGTTTCTGAAAAAGAGCTGATCGAAGTCATTAAGAGAACGGGCTACAAAGCGGACCCTCTTGAATCCAAAGACCATCATGACCCTCATTCTGGTCACGAAGATCACTCTGCCCATGCAGGTGCCGAGAGTTCCGAGCAAGTTATAAAAAGAAGAAGCCTATTCATCCTTTCCGCAGTCTTGAGCGTTCCTCTGCTTCTCATGAGTTTCTTCATCAACTGGAAGTTTGAGCACCATGCCATGCTCGTTCTCGCAGCGAGTATTTTGCTCGTGGGGAAAGAGTTTTTCGTTTGGCTCTAG
- the cadA gene encoding cadmium-translocating P-type ATPase, whose protein sequence is MALGTGAAFIYSIYSLFFTNSMEEYFMDTAIITTFILLGRYLEALAKGRASAAIQKLLALSAKVAHRIHGKETEDVPVDEIKEGDILLVKPGEKIPVDGVIVQGEATLDESMVTGESIPVDKTVGSRVIGATVNGNTPFQMRAEKVGKETLLAHIVELVQQAQMSKAPIQKLVDLISGYFVWAVMAIALGTLIFWIVLTKEGPQAILATVTVLIIACPCALGLATPISIMVGSGKGASLGILLKNMESLETVHKVDAIVFDKTGTLTRGKPEVREWESVDGEEKHNLALALAIETQSEHPLAESIVNFVHAQKDIPLLQMSKVKAITGKGIEGTHDGKVYILGSMKYLKERGLYNGALKGLPKGHTILGLADEKNLLAYFAVQDPLKENSKEAIERLKERGVRTIMLTGDSEDVAHSIAKQVGIDEVHAEVSPEEKVAQVKALQEHGKIVAMVGDGINDSPALAQADIGIAMGTGTDIAMESGDIVLVKGDLMKAVEAMELSQATLRNIKQNLFWAFLYNAIGIPVAALGFLNPAISAAAMAFSSISVVLNALRLKRFKA, encoded by the coding sequence TTGGCTCTAGGAACGGGAGCCGCCTTCATTTACTCGATCTATAGCCTCTTCTTCACCAATTCCATGGAAGAGTACTTCATGGACACCGCCATCATCACGACGTTTATTCTTCTGGGCCGTTATTTAGAAGCCCTAGCAAAAGGAAGAGCCAGTGCAGCCATTCAAAAACTCTTGGCTCTTTCAGCAAAGGTGGCGCATCGAATCCATGGAAAAGAAACGGAGGACGTACCTGTGGATGAAATTAAAGAAGGTGACATTCTTTTGGTAAAACCGGGCGAGAAGATCCCCGTGGATGGAGTGATTGTACAAGGCGAAGCAACGCTTGATGAGTCGATGGTTACAGGCGAAAGCATCCCCGTGGATAAAACGGTAGGAAGTCGAGTGATCGGCGCCACCGTGAACGGGAACACCCCCTTCCAAATGAGGGCTGAAAAGGTAGGGAAAGAAACTTTGCTCGCTCACATTGTTGAACTCGTACAGCAAGCGCAGATGTCCAAAGCGCCCATTCAAAAGTTGGTGGATCTTATTTCAGGGTATTTTGTGTGGGCAGTGATGGCGATTGCACTGGGAACCTTGATTTTTTGGATTGTGCTCACAAAAGAGGGGCCACAGGCGATTCTAGCCACCGTAACGGTGCTTATTATTGCATGCCCCTGTGCCCTCGGTCTTGCGACTCCAATCTCAATCATGGTGGGCAGTGGCAAAGGGGCATCCTTGGGAATTTTGCTCAAAAATATGGAGAGTTTGGAAACGGTGCATAAGGTGGATGCGATTGTGTTCGATAAAACAGGCACCTTAACAAGAGGCAAGCCTGAAGTCAGGGAGTGGGAATCGGTGGACGGTGAAGAGAAGCACAACCTAGCCCTCGCACTGGCGATTGAGACTCAAAGTGAACATCCACTTGCCGAGAGCATTGTGAACTTTGTACATGCTCAAAAGGACATTCCCCTCCTCCAAATGAGCAAGGTGAAAGCCATTACGGGAAAAGGCATTGAAGGAACTCACGACGGCAAAGTTTATATATTGGGCAGCATGAAGTATTTGAAGGAACGCGGGCTGTATAATGGCGCTCTAAAAGGCCTACCCAAAGGACACACCATTCTTGGACTGGCGGATGAAAAGAACCTCCTCGCCTATTTTGCAGTTCAAGACCCCTTGAAGGAAAATTCAAAGGAAGCTATAGAGCGTTTGAAGGAACGAGGAGTGCGTACCATTATGCTCACAGGCGACAGTGAAGACGTGGCTCACTCCATCGCAAAACAGGTTGGGATTGATGAGGTTCACGCCGAAGTCTCGCCTGAAGAAAAAGTGGCGCAGGTAAAGGCCCTTCAAGAACACGGGAAGATTGTGGCGATGGTTGGAGATGGCATAAATGACAGCCCCGCACTTGCTCAAGCTGACATTGGGATTGCAATGGGTACAGGGACCGACATTGCGATGGAAAGCGGAGACATTGTGCTCGTTAAGGGAGATCTCATGAAAGCGGTGGAAGCGATGGAACTTTCACAGGCGACGCTCCGTAATATCAAACAGAACCTGTTTTGGGCCTTCTTATACAATGCAATAGGTATCCCTGTAGCGGCTTTAGGATTTCTCAATCCAGCCATTTCAGCGGCAGCAATGGCTTTCTCTTCTATATCTGTAGTTCTAAATGCGCTTCGCTTAAAACGTTTTAAGGCTTAA
- a CDS encoding multicopper oxidase domain-containing protein, whose translation MKKIIALSSAILMVIGLSLMNLGSNIAYSENIAADPSDLPAPLTRTEPQTVEIELEAKEVRSEIAEGATYSYWTFDGQVPGPFLRVRQGDTIKLTLTNNEANENHHSIDLHAVTGPGGGAEATTVKPGESKTVTFKALNPGLFVYHCAHPSAAVHMSHGMYGLILVEPEGGLPPVDHEFYVMQGEFYSNEKNLNEPKYIVFNGKGESLDGKMIVSVNDTVRIYMGNGGVNFISSFHIVGEIFDQVYPEASIGNETHKNIQTTLVPAGGATIVEFTAEMPGDYFLVDHALARISKGAIGTLTVLGEENHAIFEGEEAHGHNH comes from the coding sequence ATGAAAAAAATAATAGCACTCAGCAGTGCAATTCTTATGGTGATTGGCCTCAGCTTAATGAACTTAGGCTCCAACATAGCTTACTCTGAAAACATTGCAGCCGATCCCTCAGATCTCCCCGCTCCCCTTACCCGAACAGAGCCGCAAACCGTCGAGATTGAACTTGAAGCCAAGGAGGTACGATCTGAAATCGCAGAGGGTGCCACCTACTCTTATTGGACTTTCGATGGCCAAGTGCCAGGGCCTTTCTTGCGTGTTCGCCAAGGAGACACCATCAAGCTCACGCTCACAAATAATGAGGCAAATGAAAACCATCACAGCATTGATCTTCACGCCGTAACAGGGCCAGGAGGTGGAGCGGAAGCAACGACTGTGAAGCCTGGCGAATCCAAAACAGTAACCTTTAAGGCTCTCAACCCTGGCCTCTTTGTTTACCACTGTGCCCATCCCAGTGCGGCGGTTCATATGTCTCATGGGATGTATGGCCTAATTTTGGTAGAACCTGAAGGGGGACTTCCACCCGTCGATCACGAGTTCTACGTCATGCAGGGCGAGTTCTACTCAAACGAGAAGAATCTCAATGAGCCAAAGTACATTGTCTTCAATGGGAAGGGCGAATCCTTAGATGGCAAGATGATCGTCAGCGTGAACGATACGGTGCGCATTTACATGGGCAACGGCGGGGTGAACTTTATTTCTTCCTTTCATATTGTGGGTGAAATCTTTGACCAGGTTTATCCTGAAGCATCAATAGGCAACGAAACCCACAAGAATATACAAACCACCCTTGTCCCAGCAGGAGGAGCCACGATTGTGGAGTTCACAGCAGAAATGCCTGGGGATTACTTTCTGGTCGATCATGCTCTCGCTCGTATCAGCAAAGGAGCCATAGGCACATTGACTGTGCTAGGCGAAGAAAATCATGCTATATTTGAGGGCGAGGAGGCCCACGGCCACAATCATTAA
- a CDS encoding DUF305 domain-containing protein, whose product MKNFTLLSSVLAASLLLAACETESRDDDRMMDNDSSMMDHGDEDMDHMMGNGMMMDDDMMGMMIRNDEDFLSMMIPHHQEAIDTAKVILEKSENAELKALAQAIVDAQTAEITQMEDWGKEWFGTEFKASDDYEEMMPDLSVLEGEELDQAFIEGMIEHHQMAIMMAMRLQMITERQELKDMADAIIDAQSAEIDMMEGWLN is encoded by the coding sequence ATGAAAAACTTTACACTTCTTTCTTCTGTTCTTGCAGCCTCCCTACTCTTGGCAGCCTGTGAAACCGAGTCCCGTGACGATGACAGGATGATGGACAACGATTCTTCGATGATGGATCACGGCGATGAAGACATGGATCACATGATGGGAAACGGAATGATGATGGATGACGACATGATGGGGATGATGATTCGAAATGATGAAGACTTTCTTTCAATGATGATCCCTCACCATCAGGAAGCCATTGATACGGCAAAAGTCATTTTGGAGAAGTCTGAAAATGCCGAGCTAAAAGCTTTAGCTCAAGCCATTGTGGATGCTCAAACTGCTGAAATCACTCAAATGGAAGACTGGGGAAAAGAGTGGTTTGGAACAGAATTCAAAGCAAGCGATGATTATGAAGAGATGATGCCTGATCTCTCAGTCCTAGAAGGTGAAGAACTCGATCAAGCCTTTATTGAAGGCATGATTGAGCACCATCAAATGGCTATCATGATGGCCATGCGACTCCAAATGATCACCGAACGTCAGGAACTTAAAGACATGGCTGATGCGATCATCGATGCCCAAAGTGCTGAAATCGATATGATGGAAGGCTGGTTGAACTAA